One region of Fragaria vesca subsp. vesca linkage group LG4, FraVesHawaii_1.0, whole genome shotgun sequence genomic DNA includes:
- the LOC101307295 gene encoding uncharacterized protein LOC101307295 encodes MQKREFNKSGGSYGGASAPPAKRGRPFGSGNSSAAAAAAAAAAAADHTAAPSNLLGPSLLVHNAFTVENNKRIVHALQSGLKSELTWALNTLTLLSFKEKDDNRKDSNNALTRISGLLDALLTVIDDWRDIALPKEHVRAPRVRNLGANLLVTGFGNEYEVLGSNSSVPHPGLGSGAQDASMLSNVSNLRSSEWWLEEDGLFNLDDEGRAERQQCAVAASNIIRNFSFMQDNETIMAFHRHCLETLFQCIEDYITEDEELVTNALETIVNLSPMLDLQVFGSSKASYIKMTAKRAVQAIVGVLESPVKAWHCSAAELLGRLVINPDNEPFLLPFIPQIHKRLVDLMSLPAFDAQAAAVGALYNFSEVNMDCRLKLANERWAIDRLLKVIKGPHPIPDICKKAAMIVESLVSEPQNRGMLLAYENAFAEVLFSDTRCSEIFARILYELTSRPNNKVAAARGIWGM; translated from the exons ATGCAGAAGAGGGAGTTCAATAAGTCCGGTGGATCTTACGGCGGAGCCTCCGCTCCTCCGGCGAAGCGAGGCCGTCCATTCGGAAGCGGCAACAGTAGCGCCGCAGCTGCTGCTGCCGCCGCCGCCGCCGCCGCCGATCACACCGCAGCTCCGTCGAATCTCCTCGGTCCTTCTCTCCTCGTCCACAACGCCTTCACCG TTGAAAACAATAAAAGAATAGTCCACGCTCTTCAGAGCGGACTGAAGAGTGAGCTGACATGGGCTTTGAACACTCTCACATTACTATCCTTCAAAGAAAAAGATGACAATCGAAAAGATAGCAATAATGCTCTTACGAGGATTTCCGGCTTGCTTGATGCTCTCCTCACTGTT ATTGATGATTGGCGTGATATAGCGCTGCCTAAGGAACATGTGAGGGCACCGAGAGTGAGGAATTTAGGTGCGAATTTGCTTGTGACTGGGTTCGGAAATGAGTACGAGGTGTTGGGGTCAAATAGCAGTGTCCCACATCCGGG CTTAGGATCTGGTGCTCAAGATGCGTCTATGCTGAGTAATGTGAGCAATCTTCGTTCTTCGGAGTGGTGGCTTGAGGAAGATGGTCTGTTTAATCTTGATGATGAAGGTAGAGCGGAAAGACAGCAATGTGCTGTTGCGGCTTCTAATATCATTCGCAACTTCTCTTTCATGCAAGACAATGAGACCATTATGGCTTTCCATCGCCATTGTCTGGAAACATTATTCCAGTGCATAGAAGATTACATCACAG AAGATGAAGAACTTGTGACAAATGCTCTCGAAACAATTGTAAATTTGTCTCCAATGCTGGATCTTCAAGTTTTTGGTTCATCAAAGGCATCCTACATCAAGATGAC AGCAAAACGTGCAGTTCAAGCCATAGTTGGTGTGCTGGAGTCTCCGGTCAAAGCTTGGCATTGCTCTGCAGCAGAGTTACTTGGGCGTTTGGTCATAAATCCTGATAATGAACCTTTTCTTCTTCCCTTCATTCCACAG ATACACAAACGATTAGTTGATCTTATGAGCTTACCAGCATTTGATGCACAAGCAGCTGCTGTTGGTGCGCTCTATAACTTCTCTGAAGTAAATATGGACTGCAGACTAAAACTTGCTAACGAGCGATG GGCAATTGATCGACTGCTAAAAGTTATAAAGGGGCCCCATCCTATTCCCGATATTTGCAAGAAAGCTGCTATGATAGTAGAAAGCCTCGTGTCTGAACCACAGAACAGAGGAATGCTGCTAGCTTATGAGAATGCATTTGCAGAAGTACTATTCTCAGATACCAGATGTTCTGAAATCTTTGCCAGAATTTTGTATGAACTGACGTCTAGACCAAACAACAAAGTGGCAGCAGCCCGTGGTATTTGGGGCATGTAA
- the LOC101310695 gene encoding uncharacterized protein LOC101310695, whose amino-acid sequence MEVITETLVIGGCLVFGGVVIKRLLHRKPSWETLPDDIMGMIVSHLSVRDRIRLSIVCKPWSSVSTRPYIPSAPQLPWLLLPQSSPNHLSYFELSEGKIDRLELPEPVQGGWFHGSSKGWMIMIMEKDLDSTMFLVNPISGVQHQLPPLSTTPSFHSFVETNTWKRYGASAFCYSVVLSTSDITSDQFMVAAAFGDTGRLCLYKPGDRKWTILEVLDANEWITDLLFSSGKLYASVISHNKNGVTSGPRNLKFGDHAVELNLVYDEVPTNDDSFEEYDDYLVHLKGTVNSHLVESTTNDEILLVHQVQDKFAKWYDNNHEDDNHEGANEEDNMEGNQDGGEEVNDFGSKIDTVVEDDRDRFYLRTSDFNVYKLHPKKNKIADAKGLGDQLLFLSTAGALSLPATDINNLKGNCIYFATNNTLRLHPRTFTSREIGVFSFDGRKIKRSFPSVHVSVRSRLSWFTPNL is encoded by the coding sequence ATGGAGGTAATTACTGAGACTCTAGTCATTGGCGGTTGCTTAGTGTTTGGTGGTGTGGTGATTAAAAGACTACTCCATCGCAAACCCAGCTGGGAGACATTACCTGATGATATCATGGGGATGATTGTGTCTCACCTGAGCGTGCGTGATCGTATACGATTAAGCATTGTTTGCAAGCCTTGGAGCTCAGTTTCTACGCGACCATACATCCCTAGTGCTCCTCAACTCCCCTGGTTATTACTCCCTCAATCTTCCCCTAACCACTTGAGCTATTTCGAGCTTTCTGAAGGCAAAATTGACCGGTTGGAGCTGCCTGAACCGGTTCAAGGAGGGTGGTTTCATGGATCATCCAAAGGTTGGATGATCATGATCATGGAAAAGGATCTGGATTCTACTATGTTTCTTGTGAATCCAATATCAGGAGTCCAGCACCAACTTCCACCTTTGAGCACGACGCCATCTTTCCACAGTTTTGTAGAAACAAACACATGGAAACGCTACGGTGCTTCTGCTTTCTGCTATAGCGTTGTGCTATCTACCTCAGATATCACTTCAGATCAGTTTATGGTTGCAGCAGCTTTTGGAGACACTGGTAGACTGTGTTTGTATAAACCGGGAGACAGAAAGTGGACTATCTTGGAGGTGTTAGATGCAAACGAGTGGATTACAGATTTATTGTTCTCTTCTGGCAAGCTATACGCATCGGTTATTAGTCATAATAAGAATGGTGTCACTTCAGGTCCTCGCAACTTGAAATTTGGAGATCATGCAGTCGAACTGAATCTGGTTTATGACGAAGTACCAACAAACGATGACAGCTTTGAAGAATATGATGACTATCTAGTCCACTTAAAAGGGACAGTAAACTCACATTTGGTAGAGTCAACTACCAATGATGAAATATTGTTGGTCCATCAAGTTCAAGACAAATTTGCAAAATGGTACGACAACAACCATGAGGACGATAACCATGAAGGTGCTAACGAGGAAGACAACATGGAAGGTAATCAGGATGGAGGTGAAGAGGTGAATGATTTTGGCTCAAAAATCGATACTGTTGTTGAAGATGATCGTGACCGTTTTTATTTGAGGACAAGTGATTTTAATGTATACAAGCTTCACCCCAAGAAGAATAAGATTGCTGATGCAAAAGGCTTGGGGGATCAACTGTTGTTCTTGTCAACTGCAGGTGCATTGTCCCTTCCTGCAACAGATATCAACAACCTAAAAGGAAATTGCATTTACTTTGCAACTAATAATACCTTGAGGTTACATCCGCGAACATTTACAAGTCGAGAGATTGGTGTATTCAGCTTTGATGGGAGGAAAATTAAGCGTTCTTTCCCTAGCGTTCATGTGTCAGTCCGATCTCGACTCAGTTGGTTTACTCCAAATTTATAG
- the LOC101307579 gene encoding 3-ketoacyl-CoA synthase 17-like → MTTQAPETSSKQTSVHDHDHVQVTTATTTKRVLPNFLLSVRLKYVKLGYHYLISNAMYILLVPLLMVAFAHLSTLTVEDLANLWDQLKFNFVSVTVCSGLIVFLTTVYFTTRPRKVYLVNFSCYKPEDERMCTREIFMHRSKLTGSFSDDNLAFQKKILERSGLGQNTYMPEAVLRVPPNPCMAEARKEAEMVMFGAIDELLEKTGVKPKDIGILVVNCSLFNPTPSLSSMVVNHYKLRGNIVSYNLGGMGCSAGLISIDLAKQLLQVHPNSYALVVSMENITLNWYFGNDRSMLLSNCLFRLGGAAILLSNRSSDRRRSKYQLMHTVRTHKGSDDRAYNCVFQKEDDTKRIGVALSKDLMAVAGEALKTNITTLGPIVLPMSEQLLFFATLVARKVFKMKKIKPYIPDFKLAFEHFCIHAGGRAVLDEMEKNLELSDWHMEPSRMTLNRFGNTSSSSLWYELAYSEAKGRVRKGDRMWQIAFGSGFKCNSAVWRALKTVNPAKEKNPWIDEIHLFPVEVPKVAAIKTT, encoded by the exons ATGACTACGCAAGCGCCGGAGACGTCGTCGAAGCAAACCAGTGTTCATGATCATGATCATGTTCAAGTTACTACTGCTACTACTACTAAGAGAGTGCTTCCGAACTTTCTTCTATCAGTGAGGCTCAAGTACGTGAAGCTTGGATATCACTACCTCATCTCCAACGCCATGTACATCTTACTCGTCCCGCTTCTCATGGTGGCTTTTGCTCATCTCTCAACCCTAACCGTGGAGGACTTGGCTAATTTATGGGACCAGCTCAAGTTCAACTTCGTCTCCGTCACCGTCTGCTCCGGCCTCATAGTCTTCTTGACCACCGTCTACTTCACCACCCGGCCGAGGAAAGTGTACCTGGTAAACTTTTCATGCTACAAACCTGAGGACGAGCGCATGTGCACTCGGGAGATCTTCATGCACAGGTCCAAGCTCACGGGGAGCTTCTCCGACGACAACCTAGCGTTCCAGAAAAAGATTCTGGAACGCTCCGGCCTTGGGCAGAACACGTACATGCCCGAGGCCGTGCTGAGGGTTCCGCCGAACCCGTGTATGGCGGAGGCCAGGAAGGAGGCGGAGATGGTCATGTTTGGGGCGATTGATGAGCTGCTGGAGAAGACGGGAGTGAAGCCTAAGGATATTGGGATTCTGGTAGTGAATTGCAGCTTGTTCAATCCGACGCCGTCTCTGTCCTCCATGGTTGTGAATCATTACAAGCTAAGAGGGAACATTGTGAGCTACAATCTTGGCGGGATGGGTTGCAGTGCTGGCCTCATTTCCATTGATCTTGCCAAGCAGCTTCTGCAG GTGCACCCTAACTCATATGCCCTAGTGGTCAGCATGGAGAACATAACCCTCAATTGGTACTTTGGCAATGATCGCTCTATGCTCCTCTCCAACTGCCTCTTCCGGTTGGGCGGTGCTGCCATCCTCCTCTCCAATCGCTCATCTGACCGCCGCCGCTCCAAGTACCAACTCATGCACACTGTCCGAACCCACAAGGGCTCAGACGACAGGGCGTACAACTGTGTTTTCCAAAAGGAGGATGACACCAAAAGAATTGGTGTCGCCCTCTCAAAAGACCTAATGGCCGTAGCCGGAGAGGCCCTCAAAACGAACATCACTACACTCGGCCCTATTGTCCTACCCATGTCAGAACAGCTCCTGTTTTTCGCTACTCTAGTGGCAAGAAAGGTGTTCAAGATGAAGAAGATCAAGCCCTACATCCCTGATTTCAAGCTGGCATTCGAGCATTTCTGTATCCATGCCGGTGGGAGAGCAGTGTTGGATGAGATGGAGAAGAACCTTGAGCTCAGCGATTGGCACATGGAGCCTTCAAGAATGACACTAAACAGGTTTGGAAACACTTCTAGCAGTTCATTGTGGTATGAACTGGCTTACTCTGAGGCTAAGGGAAGAGTGAGGAAGGGTGATAGGATGTGGCAGATTGCATTCGGGTCAGGATTCAAGTGTAACAGTGCTGTGTGGAGGGCCTTGAAGACTGTTAATCCAGCAAAGGAGAAGAATCCCTGGATTGATGAGATTCATTTGTTTCCTGTTGAGGTGCCTAAAGTTGCAGCCATCAAAACTACTTAG
- the LOC101306713 gene encoding U-box domain-containing protein 43-like, protein MALELIPIGTILAVLTNQVIKTAQAAKDVFDKESFKVLSKHLFDIELVLKELQLQELNDSQAARLALEFLERDVKKANNLVEKYKNRARFYLLVRCRHMVKEVQEVTRDIGKSLAALSLANTEVLSRISDQVNRLQNEMQRVEFEASQSQLQIFDRLNQGLKDQILDQGFANDMLEEIAMEVGVPLEPSKISKELADIRKEKEEAANRKERAEAFFLGQVIELLSRADAARDYEEVKKTYDQRVQAIERYDTSEEYIPPLKAFICCLKRTVMVEPVSLCTGTTCERAALIAWFESGERTDPETREVLEDTSWRSNLPLRQSIEEWRELNYCLKIRSCKVKLVSGVETLMLEALSQMRDLMRENSINREWMAIEGLTDSIMSILGTSHNRDVKHKILITLKDIVEGHARNKEKVVESPGWDRIIGCLGRDSSISKAAIELLYELLQDRSGWNVSVCKKFSQQCSSTIFLVTLLKGPVKESAEIAERILMKLFDIDEENISHAAKSGWYKPLIDRIVQGPEKSRIAMVRALVVMELVDSNLKLLGEEGIIPPLLEMLSGSIGSKESSLSALVQLSSCHANRELIAAFGGVNLVLKLMFSNVRSIIVAKCYEMLEKFTSDDDGARFFVDENGCQLAMEQIVTTLIQLQQNPNLSYNVRRPALQTLHGICKFDARLVKKAVLTANAISLVLPLLDNTESAIREIAINLLFLFSQHEPEGVVEYLLKPRRLEALVGFLENDDKGDVQMAAAGLLANLPKSELSITMKLIELGGHTAIINILRTGNMEAKENALSALFRFTDPTNLEAQRMLVEGGAYPLLVNFLKSSSVTAKARAAALIGNLSTSSQKLTIASKPTGCWCFKASRGPVCPVHGGICSVTSTFCLLEAKALPDLVRLLSGEVYETSIEAIQTLSTLVAESSPQRGANVLHEAEAIIPILETLHWGTDSLQEEALSLLEKVFMSKEMVETYGSTARLRLAALTSRNYHEDGRHRRKAAKVMSLLERYSKSSTSIVPGLYA, encoded by the exons ATGGCTTTGGAGCTTATACCTATTGGGACTATCTTGGCTGTGTTAACTAACCAGGTCATCAAAACAGCTCAAGCTGCAAAGGATGTTTTTGACAAAGAGAGTTTCAAAGTCCTTTCAAAGCACTTGTTTGACATTGAGCTGGTACTGAAAGAATTACAGCTTCAAGAACTAAATGATTCTCAAGCTGCAAGGCTTGCTTTGGAGTTCCTAGAAAGAGATGTGAAGAAGGCCAATAATCTTGTTGAGAAGTACAAAAACCGAGCTCGATTCTACTTGCTTGTCAGGTGCCGACACATGGTGAAGGAGGTACAAGAAGTTACAAGAGACATTGGAAAGTCTTTGGCTGCTTTATCTCTTGCAAATACTGAAGTTTTATCAAGGATATCTGATCAGGTGAATAGGCTACAGAATGAGATGCAAAGGGTAGAATTTGAGGCTTCGCAGTCTCAGCTTCAAATTTTTGACAGGCTAAATCAGGGTCTTAAAGACCAGATTCTTGACCAGGGTTTTGCAAATGATATGCTTGAAGAAATAGCAATGGAAGTTGGGGTGCCTTTAGAGCCCTCAAAGATAAGCAAAGAGCTAGCAGATATCAGAAAGGAGAAAGAAGAAGCTGCTAACAGGAAAGAAAGAGCTGAAGCCTTTTTCTTAGGACAGGTTATTGAGCTGCTCTCTCGAGCTGATGCTGCAAGAGATTATGAAGAAGTCAAGAAGACATACGACCAACGTGTTCAAGCCATAGAGAGATATGACACAAGTGAAGAGTACATTCCACCACTTAAAGCTTTTATTTGCTGTCTGAAACGAACTGTGATGGTTGAACCAGTCAGCCTTTGCACTGGTACTACATGCGAGAGAGCTGCCCTCATAGCTTGGTTTGAAAGTGGAGAGAGAACCGACCCAGAAACTAGAGAGGTGCTTGAAGATACATCCTGGCGGTCTAACCTTCCGTTAAGACAATCAATAGAAGAGTGGAGAGAACTTAATTACTGCCTCAAGATCAGGTCTTGCAAGGTAAAACTGGTGTCCGGTGTTGAGACGTTGATGTTAGAGGCCTTAAGCCAAATGCGAGATCTTATGCGAGAGAATTCTATCAACAGGGAGTGGATGGCTATTGAAGGGCTCACTGATAGTATAATGTCCATCCTCGGGACCTCTCACAACAGAGATGTAAAGCACAAGATTTTGATCACCTTAAAGGATATTGTAGAAGGCCATGCAAGAAATAAG GAAAAAGTGGTTGAGTCCCCAGGTTGGGATCGCATCATCGGCTGCTTAGGACGGGACTCGAGCATCTCAAAGGCTGCAATTGAATTGTTATATGAATTGCTGCAAGACAGATCTGGTTGGAATGTGTCTGTATGTAAGAAATTCTCTCAACAATGCAGCTCAACTATTTTCCTTGTCACCCTCTTAAAGGGGCCTGTGAAGGAGTCGGCTGAGATTGCAGAAAGAATTTTGATGAAGCTTTTCGACATAGATGAGGAAAACATTTCTCATGCAGCTAAATCTGGCTGGTATAAGCCACTTATTGATCGCATAGTTCAAG GGCCAGAGAAGTCAAGGATAGCAATGGTCAGAGCACTTGTTGTCATGGAATTGGTAGACTCAAATTTGAAGCTCCTTGGCGAGGAGGGAATTATACCTCCTTTGCTTGAAATGTTATCCGGAAGTATTGGATCTAAAGAATCGTCTTTATCTGCTTTGGTTCAATTGTCAAGTTGCCATGCCAACAGAGAGCTGATTGCTGCTTTTGGTGGAGTTAATCTAGTTCTGAAACTAATGTTCTCTAATGTGCGCTCCATTATTGTTGCTAAATGCTATGAAATGCTGGAGAAGTTCACTTCTGATGATGATGGAGCTAGATTCTTTGTTGATGAAAATGGTTGTCAACTTGCGATGGAACAGATTGTCACCACTTTGATTCAGTTACAACAGAATCCCAACTTGTCTTACAATGTGCGAAGGCCTGCCTTGCAGACACTTCATGGAATCTGCAAGTTTGATGCTAGGTTGGTTAAAAAAGCTGTTCTCACTGCCAATGCCATATCTCTGGTCCTTCCTCTTCTTGATAACACCGAGTCAGCGATTCGGGAGATTGCAATAAATTTGCTTTTCCTCTTCTCCCAGCATGAGCCTGAGGGAGTTGTAGAATACCTTCTGAAGCCAAGAAGGCTGGAGGCTTTAGTGGGATTTCTCGAGAATGATGATAAAGGTGATGTACAAATGGCTGCTGCTGGCTTATTGGCTAACCTCCCAAAATCTGAACTATCGATAACTATGAAGTTAATTGAATTGGGTGGTCATACTGCAATCATAAACATTTTGAGAACCGGGAATATGGAAGCAAAAGAAAATGCTCTTAGTGCTCTATTCAGGTTTACAGATCCCACAAATCTTGAGGCGCAGCGCATGTTGGTTGAAGGAGGAGCATACCCCTTGCTTGTGAACTTTCTCAAGTCTAGCTCAGTGACTGCAAAGGCAAGAGCTGCAGCTCTTATTGGTAATCTTTCGACTAGCAGTCAGAAACTCACAATTGCATCCAAACCAACCGGTTGTTGGTGTTTCAAGGCATCCCGTGGTCCTGTATGCCCGGTGCATGGCGGTATATGCAGTGTGACTTCAACATTTTGTCTCTTGGAAGCTAAGGCATTGCCTGACTTGGTAAGACTCTTATCTGGTGAGGTTTACGAAACTTCCATCGAAGCAATTCAAACTCTTTCCACACTGGTTGCCGAATCCTCTCCTCAAAGAGGAGCCAATGTTTTGCATGAGGCTGAGGCCATAATTCCTATACTGGAGACTTTGCATTGGGGAACAGACTCACTTCAAGAAGAGGCATTGAGTCTTCTAGAAAAGGTGTTTATGTCTAAGGAAATGGTTGAAACGTATGGATCAACTGCCAGACTGCGCCTTGCTGCTCTAACTAGTCGGAATTATCATGAGGATGGTCGTCATAGGAGGAAGGCCGCCAAGGTCATGTCACTCCTTGAACGTTATTCGAAATCATCAACATCTATTGTTCCTGGTCTGTATGCTTAA
- the LOC101312044 gene encoding uncharacterized protein LOC101312044, with protein sequence MSNVGTSKGVLEIAKFGLYVAIPIVLMYTFANNSKNIKKFMGNRSYIVYPPEAPRPPSPEEMREMARELARKNNAG encoded by the exons ATGTCTAATGTGGGAACTTCAAAGGGAGTCTTGGAGATCGCTAAGTTTGGGCTTTACGTTGCCATTCCTATTGTCCTGATGTACACTTTCGCCAACAACAGTAAGAATATCAAGAAATTCATGGGAAAT CGTTCGTATATAGTATATCCACCAGAGGCGCCGAGGCCTCCTTCTCCAGAAGAAATGAGGGAGATGGCACGGGAACTAGCTCGCAAGAACAATGCCGGTTGA